From Enterococcus mediterraneensis, the proteins below share one genomic window:
- a CDS encoding ABC transporter permease, with protein sequence MSMFKRVKETLSNHPIYYFTLVFLLLLVILSLAAPLIPIDPKLTDVGAASQTPSLRHIFGTDEVGRDYFIRVIYGGRISLLVGILAMITSVFIGTIIGIAAGFVGGWLDDILMRIVDVLSAIPWMVLVIVLSVFLKPGLSTLVIVIGGFSWMSIARLLRAETMAAKEREYVEYAQFIGESQLKLILRHVLPQILPTMIVAATMSISSAIMTESALSFLGLGIQQPNASWGSLLQNAQSSLQRAPYMAILPGIFVALTVFSFNQLGDFLRVILLREDEKND encoded by the coding sequence ATAAGCATGTTTAAGCGAGTAAAGGAAACATTGAGTAACCATCCTATTTATTACTTTACACTTGTTTTTCTACTTTTATTGGTGATACTTTCTTTAGCTGCTCCGTTGATTCCGATTGACCCCAAGTTGACCGATGTCGGTGCAGCCTCACAAACACCTAGCCTGCGGCATATTTTTGGAACGGATGAAGTGGGACGAGATTATTTTATTCGTGTGATTTATGGTGGCAGAATTTCATTGTTAGTAGGTATATTAGCAATGATCACATCGGTGTTTATCGGTACGATCATTGGGATTGCCGCTGGTTTTGTCGGCGGTTGGCTTGACGATATCTTAATGAGGATCGTTGATGTTTTATCAGCGATTCCTTGGATGGTTCTAGTGATCGTTTTGAGCGTCTTTTTGAAACCGGGACTTTCAACTCTAGTAATCGTTATCGGCGGATTTTCTTGGATGAGTATTGCGCGTTTGTTGCGAGCAGAAACAATGGCTGCCAAAGAAAGAGAATATGTGGAATATGCGCAGTTTATCGGTGAAAGCCAGCTTAAGCTCATTTTGCGGCATGTCCTGCCCCAAATCCTGCCGACGATGATCGTGGCTGCTACAATGAGTATTTCCAGTGCGATTATGACAGAATCGGCATTGAGCTTTTTGGGACTGGGAATCCAACAGCCTAACGCTTCTTGGGGGAGTCTACTGCAAAACGCTCAAAGTTCATTACAAAGAGCGCCATATATGGCGATTTTGCCGGGTATCTTTGTGGCATTGACAGTTTTTTCCTTTAATCAGCTGGGAGATTTTTTACGAGTAATATTGTTGCGAGAGGATGAAAAAAATGACTGA
- a CDS encoding ABC transporter permease yields MADFFSTYGPQILARGAEHIYISAFSLGLGILFAVPLGIWLTRLPRAANISINVTSALQTVPSLALLALMIPFFGVGKTPAIIALFIYSLLPILRNTYIGMKNVDNNYRDVAKGMGMTNMQSIISVELPIATPTIMAGIRLAAVYVIAWATLASYIGAGGLGDMIFSGLNNYQPDLIFAGTIPVTILALLADFLLGLLENRLTPAALRGDDE; encoded by the coding sequence ATGGCAGACTTCTTTTCAACATACGGTCCGCAGATCCTAGCTCGCGGAGCAGAACACATTTATATCTCAGCTTTTTCTTTAGGATTGGGGATTTTGTTTGCTGTTCCGTTAGGTATTTGGCTGACGCGCTTGCCGCGAGCTGCCAACATCTCGATCAATGTCACCAGTGCGTTGCAGACTGTGCCTTCTTTGGCTCTTTTAGCATTGATGATTCCCTTTTTCGGGGTGGGAAAAACACCTGCAATCATTGCATTATTCATTTATTCCTTATTGCCTATTCTACGGAATACTTATATCGGCATGAAAAATGTCGACAATAATTATCGCGATGTCGCCAAAGGTATGGGTATGACAAATATGCAGTCGATCATCAGCGTGGAACTGCCTATCGCTACACCGACGATCATGGCGGGGATTCGTTTGGCGGCTGTTTATGTGATTGCTTGGGCGACACTCGCTTCTTATATCGGTGCCGGTGGATTAGGAGATATGATTTTCAGCGGGTTGAACAACTATCAGCCCGATCTGATTTTTGCAGGAACGATCCCGGTAACGATTTTGGCATTATTGGCGGACTTTCTATTGGGACTTTTAGAAAATCGCCTGACTCCTGCCGCGTTAAGGGGGGATGACGAATGA
- a CDS encoding ABC transporter substrate-binding protein has product MKKLINGVLLAITGLVLVACGSGKASEADTSKESSDTFTYAINGDPSSMNPINVSDRWGLTVTNMIYSPLARIEGDGSQKLELAESIQPAEDGKSITVKLKKDIKWSDGEAFTADDVVFTYDQKVKKENGNADALWVDGKPITVEKIDDTTVKFDLPSVSAAALNNIATETYIIPEHVFKDEKDFSAKSLIAKPVGTGPYQLKEYKTGQYLQFVANDNYYGDTPKIKNVTLRIITSADTTKVALQKGEVDASFVLPNDIEDLDTDKMDIYEYSENRVGYLGFNTHSDKLKDVKVRQAIQYALNRDDLNKAAYLDTKYYQNVHSILPPNNPYATTDVNDYQTDADKSKALLKEAGVSDLKINLAFSSSDPAQTVQATLIQQQLEKVGITVELAGGDSAAYGAELKKPGSKKYDLFMNGYIMGNDPDLYSYLFASTGSANYFQYKSAKTDELFKQGAVEMDDTKRKAIYEKLQQQIADDAVIYPIVDNKKVLAVNSRVQNVKEAGLIPIYTFEDMSKLTLK; this is encoded by the coding sequence ATGAAAAAATTAATTAACGGAGTTCTACTTGCCATAACAGGACTGGTATTAGTGGCTTGCGGAAGCGGCAAAGCTTCTGAAGCAGATACTTCAAAAGAATCAAGCGATACATTCACTTACGCAATCAATGGGGATCCTTCCTCAATGAATCCGATAAATGTCAGTGATCGATGGGGACTAACGGTAACAAACATGATCTATTCACCACTTGCCCGTATCGAAGGCGATGGTAGCCAAAAATTAGAGCTAGCTGAATCTATCCAACCAGCTGAAGATGGCAAATCCATCACTGTGAAATTAAAAAAAGACATCAAATGGTCAGATGGCGAAGCTTTTACCGCCGATGATGTCGTCTTTACTTATGATCAAAAAGTCAAGAAGGAAAATGGAAATGCAGATGCTCTATGGGTGGACGGTAAGCCAATCACTGTAGAAAAAATTGATGATACTACAGTGAAATTCGATTTGCCTTCTGTCAGTGCAGCAGCTTTGAATAATATTGCGACAGAAACCTATATCATTCCTGAGCACGTTTTTAAAGATGAAAAAGATTTTTCAGCAAAATCACTGATTGCCAAACCAGTTGGAACAGGGCCTTATCAGCTAAAAGAATATAAAACCGGTCAATACTTACAATTTGTAGCAAATGATAATTACTATGGTGATACACCGAAAATCAAAAACGTCACATTACGGATTATTACCAGCGCTGACACAACTAAAGTAGCATTGCAAAAAGGTGAAGTGGATGCTTCCTTTGTGCTGCCGAATGACATCGAAGATCTTGATACAGATAAGATGGACATTTATGAATACAGTGAAAATCGAGTAGGGTATTTAGGTTTCAATACACATTCTGACAAATTAAAAGATGTCAAAGTACGTCAAGCAATCCAATATGCGTTGAATCGTGATGATTTGAATAAAGCGGCTTATCTGGATACTAAATATTATCAAAACGTTCACTCGATTTTACCGCCGAATAATCCTTATGCTACGACGGACGTGAACGATTATCAAACAGATGCCGACAAATCGAAGGCATTGTTGAAAGAAGCTGGTGTCAGCGATTTGAAGATTAATCTAGCCTTCTCTTCCTCAGATCCAGCTCAGACAGTCCAAGCGACACTAATCCAGCAACAACTTGAAAAAGTCGGTATTACTGTTGAACTGGCTGGTGGCGACAGTGCAGCGTATGGGGCAGAGTTGAAAAAACCGGGTTCTAAGAAATATGACTTGTTCATGAACGGCTATATCATGGGGAATGATCCCGATCTTTATTCCTATCTGTTTGCTTCGACGGGTTCTGCCAACTATTTCCAATATAAGAGTGCAAAGACTGACGAACTCTTTAAACAAGGAGCTGTTGAGATGGATGACACGAAACGCAAAGCAATCTATGAAAAACTACAACAACAAATCGCTGATGATGCAGTGATCTATCCGATCGTGGATAATAAAAAGGTCTTGGCGGTGAACAGTCGCGTTCAAAATGTAAAAGAAGCTGGCTTGATTCCAATCTACACCTTTGAGGATATGAGTAAATTAACATTAAAATAA
- a CDS encoding ATP-binding cassette domain-containing protein, giving the protein MNELIRVEKAEKIFLEKGISNKALPIHAIKQANLTIYQGETVGLVGESGSGKTTLGRSILQLESLTSGDIYFKGVNLTKAGKKQRQEAQKAMQIIYQDPYSSLNPNLTALQLVMEPLRLHVPTDEARQRALEILAMVGINGEAVDKFPFAFSGGQRQRIGIARAVATNPEFILCDEPISALDVSIQAQIINLLVELQKKFALTYLFISHDLSMVRYISDRIVVMYQGKILEVGPTEELFADPRHPYTKKLLQAIPEPDPKKARNKFTEIVEDYQLAETETQWTQVSEGHFYAKESL; this is encoded by the coding sequence ATGAATGAACTTATTCGGGTGGAGAAGGCAGAGAAAATTTTTCTGGAGAAAGGCATTTCTAATAAGGCTTTGCCCATTCATGCTATAAAGCAAGCCAATCTAACGATTTACCAAGGGGAAACAGTCGGTTTAGTGGGAGAATCCGGCAGCGGTAAGACAACGCTTGGTCGCAGCATACTCCAACTAGAATCATTGACCAGCGGCGATATCTATTTTAAAGGAGTCAATCTGACGAAAGCTGGTAAAAAACAAAGGCAAGAAGCACAAAAAGCAATGCAGATCATTTATCAAGACCCGTATTCATCATTGAATCCTAATCTAACAGCGTTACAATTAGTGATGGAACCATTGAGACTACATGTTCCAACGGATGAAGCGCGACAAAGAGCCCTAGAGATCTTGGCTATGGTAGGGATCAATGGCGAAGCGGTGGACAAATTTCCTTTCGCTTTTAGTGGAGGGCAACGACAGCGAATCGGGATCGCCCGTGCAGTAGCGACCAATCCGGAATTTATTTTGTGTGATGAGCCCATCTCGGCTTTAGATGTATCGATTCAGGCTCAAATCATTAATTTGTTGGTGGAACTGCAGAAAAAATTCGCACTGACTTATTTGTTCATCTCTCATGATTTGTCAATGGTCCGTTATATTTCTGATCGGATCGTTGTGATGTACCAAGGAAAAATTTTAGAGGTAGGACCAACGGAAGAATTATTTGCCGATCCGCGGCATCCGTACACTAAGAAATTGCTACAGGCGATCCCTGAACCAGATCCTAAGAAGGCACGAAATAAATTTACCGAGATAGTCGAGGACTATCAATTAGCAGAAACAGAAACGCAATGGACACAAGTTTCAGAGGGGCATTTTTACGCAAAGGAGAGTTTATAA
- a CDS encoding amino acid permease: protein MEYLKRLLVGRPLKSAENDEQKLSRFAALALLSSDALSSIAYGTEQIVVVLVALSAAAIWYSLPIAAFVIILLISLTLSYRQVIHAYPHGGGAYVVSSENLGKNAGLVAGGSLLIDYMLTVAVSVSAGAEAITSAVPALYHHQVAISVIIVLLIMMMNLRGLRESASFLMVPVYTFIAVITILIVVGLFNIVTGAQPLNATALPGAAVPGISIALILRAFSSGSSSLTGVEAISNAVPFFKKPRAKNAAGTLVMMSTILGFFFVGITFINYWYGIVPKTEVTVLAQIGKAVFGHGFMFYALQFTTALILAVAANTGFSAFPVLAYNLAKDKFMPHMYQDRGDRLGYSNGIITLATGSIVLLFIFQGSTERLIPLYSIGVFIPFALSQTGMVIKWRKEGKGWLTKSIANIVGAFISYAIIVILFIYRLGDIWPFFIIMPILLFIFYKIHDHYKKVAEQLRLEDDVALHTYDGNTVIVLVGNVTRVNIGALNYAQSIGDYVVAMHVSLDEDVAKEKEIEQEFKERFPDVRFSVVHSSYRSIENPIIRYVDLVSKNAAKHNYTTTVIIPQFVPRRRWQNILHNQTSLRLRFRLSWRQNIVVGTYSYHLKK from the coding sequence GTGGAATACTTGAAACGTTTGCTGGTGGGACGTCCGCTAAAATCAGCAGAAAATGACGAACAAAAATTAAGCCGTTTTGCGGCATTGGCGTTGTTGTCTTCTGATGCGTTGTCCTCGATCGCTTACGGTACTGAACAAATTGTCGTTGTCTTAGTCGCTTTGTCTGCAGCAGCAATTTGGTATTCATTACCAATTGCGGCATTTGTTATTATTTTATTGATTTCATTAACTTTATCTTATAGACAGGTTATTCATGCGTATCCTCATGGTGGTGGGGCGTATGTCGTCAGTAGCGAGAATCTTGGAAAGAACGCCGGGTTGGTTGCCGGTGGTTCGCTGTTGATCGATTATATGTTGACAGTGGCTGTGTCGGTTTCTGCGGGGGCAGAAGCGATCACTTCAGCGGTTCCAGCGCTGTATCACCATCAAGTCGCTATATCAGTGATCATCGTATTATTGATCATGATGATGAACCTGCGCGGGCTGCGGGAATCTGCCAGCTTTTTGATGGTTCCGGTCTACACGTTTATCGCGGTGATCACGATTTTGATCGTTGTTGGTTTATTTAATATCGTAACTGGTGCTCAACCGTTGAATGCCACGGCATTACCGGGGGCTGCGGTTCCTGGGATCTCGATCGCATTAATTCTTCGAGCCTTTTCTTCAGGTTCTTCTTCATTGACTGGGGTCGAAGCAATCAGTAACGCTGTGCCGTTCTTTAAGAAACCACGAGCAAAAAATGCTGCGGGGACATTGGTAATGATGTCTACGATCTTAGGTTTCTTCTTTGTTGGGATCACGTTTATCAACTACTGGTATGGTATCGTGCCAAAAACGGAAGTGACTGTCTTGGCCCAAATCGGGAAAGCGGTCTTTGGGCACGGATTTATGTTTTATGCATTGCAATTTACAACGGCATTGATTTTAGCGGTAGCGGCCAACACCGGATTTTCCGCGTTTCCAGTCTTAGCCTATAATTTGGCAAAAGACAAATTTATGCCGCATATGTATCAAGATCGGGGAGACCGTCTAGGCTACTCCAACGGGATCATTACATTGGCGACAGGTTCGATCGTACTGCTCTTTATTTTCCAAGGATCTACGGAACGTTTGATCCCGCTTTACTCCATTGGGGTGTTTATTCCTTTTGCGCTTTCTCAAACTGGGATGGTCATCAAATGGCGTAAAGAAGGCAAAGGATGGTTGACAAAATCAATCGCGAATATTGTAGGAGCATTTATCTCTTATGCTATTATTGTGATTTTGTTTATTTACCGTTTAGGGGATATTTGGCCGTTCTTTATTATCATGCCGATCCTGCTGTTCATTTTCTACAAAATCCATGATCATTATAAAAAAGTAGCGGAACAGTTGCGTTTAGAAGATGATGTTGCGCTGCATACCTACGATGGCAATACTGTTATTGTGTTAGTGGGCAATGTCACACGGGTCAACATCGGTGCACTGAATTATGCGCAATCTATCGGTGATTATGTGGTGGCGATGCACGTGTCGTTAGATGAAGATGTTGCTAAGGAAAAGGAGATCGAACAGGAATTTAAAGAAAGATTCCCTGATGTGCGTTTTTCTGTTGTCCATTCTTCCTATCGATCAATTGAAAATCCAATCATTCGGTATGTGGATTTAGTAAGTAAAAATGCGGCGAAACACAACTATACGACGACCGTCATTATCCCGCAATTTGTACCGCGAAGACGCTGGCAGAATATTCTTCATAATCAAACCAGTCTGCGTTTGCGGTTCCGGCTTTCTTGGCGACAAAATATCGTTGTCGGCACCTATAGTTATCATTTGAAAAAATAA
- a CDS encoding ABC transporter permease: protein MIRYIVKRLFVAIPLLFVISFLVFSLIHLAPYDVIDSITTPNMSQETIEILRERYGLDQPFLVQYWHWLTQILHGDFGYSLVNQQSIGAELATRIPNTIRLVLPAYLTALVLAIILGLLAGANKGKFLDHFIDGVASFGIAIPTFWFAMIVIYLFGYKLNLFPILGMHTVGKEDSLSDFFAHFWLPYLTLTTAFFPELTRYIRSSTMQQLSQDYVTVQKAFQASKWEIFTRHISRNILIPIVTQIGLALPMLVTGAIITETIFDWPGIGPYLMAATKGLDYPIIMAVMLLSATLVILGNLLSDILYSVVDPRIRQKGGK, encoded by the coding sequence TTGATACGATACATAGTCAAAAGACTTTTTGTTGCTATCCCGCTATTATTTGTGATCTCATTTCTCGTTTTTTCATTGATCCATTTGGCACCTTATGATGTGATTGATTCCATCACTACGCCGAATATGTCTCAAGAAACCATTGAAATTTTAAGAGAACGTTACGGTTTGGATCAGCCCTTTCTGGTTCAATATTGGCATTGGCTGACCCAGATCCTACATGGTGATTTCGGCTATTCGTTGGTCAATCAGCAAAGTATCGGAGCTGAACTAGCCACCCGGATCCCTAATACGATTCGTTTGGTGCTGCCAGCTTATTTGACCGCATTGGTTTTAGCGATCATTCTTGGTTTGCTTGCTGGGGCGAACAAAGGGAAATTTTTAGATCATTTCATTGACGGTGTAGCTTCCTTTGGTATCGCGATACCAACGTTCTGGTTTGCTATGATCGTAATCTACCTTTTTGGTTATAAATTAAATTTGTTTCCGATTTTGGGAATGCATACTGTCGGGAAAGAAGATTCGCTATCGGATTTTTTTGCTCATTTCTGGCTGCCTTATCTTACCTTAACGACCGCTTTTTTTCCTGAATTGACCCGCTATATCCGTTCTTCGACGATGCAGCAGCTTTCGCAAGACTATGTGACAGTTCAAAAGGCGTTTCAGGCAAGCAAATGGGAGATATTTACGAGACATATTAGTCGTAATATCCTGATTCCTATTGTGACCCAAATTGGATTAGCTCTTCCAATGCTTGTGACTGGCGCGATCATTACAGAAACGATTTTCGATTGGCCGGGGATAGGCCCATATCTGATGGCTGCTACCAAAGGATTGGACTATCCAATCATCATGGCGGTTATGCTTTTATCAGCAACGTTAGTTATCTTAGGAAATCTGTTATCAGATATTTTATATTCGGTAGTTGATCCGCGGATTCGTCAGAAGGGAGGAAAATAA
- a CDS encoding OsmC family protein — protein MEELHLVQGEHGMELPREEENWVLLRQYGYSPVQSLAAAAGACGAYVYQDILKNSKVPYVFHGVDISYSRNEEKQGQPLKELTIQFKVTIEEEFRGRAERGLRLVSRYCPVIQSLDPDITITETVLFV, from the coding sequence ATGGAAGAATTGCATTTGGTCCAAGGAGAACACGGGATGGAGCTTCCCAGAGAAGAGGAGAACTGGGTATTACTGAGACAATACGGCTATTCCCCAGTGCAAAGCTTAGCCGCCGCAGCAGGAGCTTGCGGCGCATATGTATATCAAGATATCTTGAAAAATTCCAAAGTTCCTTATGTTTTTCATGGCGTCGACATCAGTTACAGCCGCAATGAAGAAAAGCAAGGGCAACCTCTAAAAGAATTGACGATCCAATTCAAAGTGACGATCGAAGAAGAATTCAGAGGACGAGCCGAAAGAGGGTTACGACTGGTTTCACGTTATTGTCCAGTCATCCAATCATTGGATCCAGACATCACCATTACCGAAACAGTTTTATTTGTTTGA
- a CDS encoding ABC transporter ATP-binding protein, which yields MTESILKLTNLTVDYEKKHDSKKTLIRHIDLDIPKGKIVGIVGESGSGKSISMKAAMNLLPDYLKVQADTFEFDGAAIKFGKQQLPIAMIFQDPMTALNPLRTIGYHLLEVIGRFQKIKGTQAKALAIAELEKVGILYPEKRLKQYPHELSGGMRQRVMIAMALLAKPHLLIADEPTTALDVTIQAQILYLIRKLQSETNLSVVLVTHDFGVVAGMSEFIKVMYQGKIVEEGTTEEIFYDPRHEYTKKLLKASTISRKGESLYSLQSENLQISDDLVKHEISETHHVWLGAEKDE from the coding sequence ATGACTGAATCGATCCTTAAATTAACAAATTTGACCGTTGACTACGAGAAAAAGCACGATTCGAAAAAGACACTGATCCGTCATATCGATCTGGATATCCCGAAAGGAAAGATTGTTGGAATCGTAGGAGAATCCGGCAGCGGTAAAAGCATCTCGATGAAAGCGGCGATGAATTTATTGCCGGATTATTTAAAAGTTCAGGCAGATACCTTCGAATTCGATGGAGCAGCGATCAAATTCGGAAAACAACAGCTGCCCATCGCCATGATCTTTCAAGATCCGATGACTGCTTTGAATCCTCTACGGACGATCGGCTATCATTTGTTGGAAGTTATCGGTCGTTTTCAGAAAATCAAAGGAACGCAGGCAAAAGCCCTAGCCATCGCAGAATTGGAAAAAGTCGGTATTTTGTATCCGGAAAAACGATTGAAGCAGTATCCTCACGAGTTGTCCGGCGGTATGCGTCAGCGGGTGATGATCGCTATGGCTCTCTTAGCAAAGCCGCATCTACTGATTGCTGATGAACCAACGACTGCACTGGATGTGACGATTCAAGCACAGATTTTGTATTTGATCCGTAAATTGCAGAGTGAAACGAATTTGTCTGTTGTACTTGTGACTCATGATTTCGGTGTAGTAGCCGGAATGAGTGAATTCATAAAGGTGATGTATCAAGGAAAGATAGTTGAAGAAGGGACTACAGAAGAAATTTTTTATGATCCGCGGCACGAGTACACGAAAAAGCTGTTGAAGGCCTCAACTATCAGCCGAAAAGGCGAGAGCTTATATAGTCTGCAATCGGAGAATCTGCAGATCTCGGATGATTTAGTGAAACATGAAATATCAGAGACCCATCATGTTTGGTTAGGAGCTGAAAAAGATGAATGA
- a CDS encoding ABC transporter permease, with protein sequence MNLQNMNLLEQFIYYFKENGAYVLSQFVRHFLLSIYGVLFAAIVAVPIGILISRKRKLANWVIRFANIIQTVPSLAMISILMIGLGLGVNVVILTVFLYSLLPIIKNTYTGMTQVDKNALDVGKGMGMTAFQRLYMIELPLSVSVIMAGIRNALVVAIGITAIGAFVGAGGLGDIIIRGTNATNGASIILAGALPTALMAIITDWGLGIIERKLDPTSKQS encoded by the coding sequence ATGAACTTACAAAATATGAATTTGCTGGAACAATTCATTTATTATTTTAAAGAAAACGGCGCGTATGTATTGAGCCAATTTGTCCGCCACTTCTTATTGTCGATTTATGGTGTTTTATTTGCAGCCATCGTTGCCGTGCCGATCGGGATCTTGATTTCTCGGAAGCGTAAATTAGCGAACTGGGTCATACGGTTTGCAAACATCATCCAAACTGTCCCTTCGTTAGCGATGATCTCCATTTTGATGATTGGTTTAGGACTGGGCGTTAATGTCGTGATCCTAACAGTCTTTCTTTATTCATTGCTGCCGATCATTAAAAACACTTATACCGGTATGACACAAGTGGATAAAAACGCGTTAGATGTTGGGAAAGGAATGGGCATGACGGCATTTCAACGATTGTATATGATCGAACTGCCTCTTTCAGTATCAGTTATCATGGCAGGGATCCGCAATGCGCTGGTAGTGGCGATCGGGATCACAGCGATCGGCGCGTTCGTCGGTGCTGGCGGATTAGGTGATATCATCATCCGCGGTACTAACGCTACAAATGGTGCTTCTATTATTCTTGCCGGCGCACTGCCGACAGCATTGATGGCGATCATCACTGACTGGGGGCTGGGGATCATTGAACGTAAGTTGGATCCGACCAGCAAACAGTCGTAA
- a CDS encoding osmoprotectant ABC transporter substrate-binding protein — protein MKRKLKQLLLILGSILLLAGCSLPGLSSNADEDTIAITGGITSEAQILASLVAGMIEHYTDKNTTIINNLATTTINNQAMKNGDAQISAARYTGTDLTTTLGLEPVKEPQKAFDIVKREFAKRYQQTWFPSYGFDNTYVFLVRKDTAEKYNLKTVSDLKNVADELVAGVDTSWITREGDGYEGFKKDYGFSFKSILPMQIGLVYDAVSAGKMDIVLGYSTDGRIGSYDLVMLEDDKHFFPPYDAAPIVDDQLLKDVPELKGALEKLADKIDTEQMQKLNYQADNDLVEPSVVAQKFLEEHHYFEEE, from the coding sequence ATGAAACGAAAATTAAAACAACTTTTGCTGATTTTAGGCAGTATTCTGTTACTTGCCGGCTGTTCTTTGCCGGGGCTGTCTTCGAACGCGGATGAAGATACGATTGCTATCACTGGAGGTATCACATCTGAAGCACAGATCTTAGCAAGTCTAGTAGCGGGAATGATCGAACATTACACAGACAAAAATACTACCATTATCAACAACCTAGCTACTACGACTATCAATAATCAAGCCATGAAAAACGGCGACGCGCAGATTTCAGCGGCCCGCTATACTGGAACTGACTTGACGACGACATTAGGATTGGAACCTGTCAAAGAGCCGCAAAAAGCTTTTGATATTGTAAAACGGGAATTTGCCAAACGTTATCAACAAACTTGGTTTCCTTCGTATGGATTTGACAATACCTATGTCTTCCTTGTACGAAAAGATACGGCAGAAAAGTATAATTTAAAGACTGTCAGCGATTTGAAGAACGTTGCTGATGAACTGGTGGCCGGCGTCGATACCTCCTGGATCACTCGTGAAGGTGACGGATATGAAGGCTTTAAAAAAGATTACGGCTTTTCTTTTAAATCAATTTTACCGATGCAGATCGGTCTTGTTTATGACGCGGTTTCTGCCGGAAAAATGGATATCGTCTTAGGTTACTCAACAGATGGCCGGATCGGCAGTTATGACCTTGTGATGTTGGAAGATGATAAGCATTTCTTCCCACCTTACGATGCAGCACCGATCGTTGACGATCAATTGTTAAAAGATGTTCCGGAATTAAAAGGCGCGTTAGAAAAATTAGCTGATAAGATCGATACGGAACAAATGCAAAAACTCAATTATCAAGCCGATAATGATTTGGTCGAGCCAAGCGTTGTTGCACAAAAATTTTTAGAAGAACATCATTATTTTGAAGAGGAGTGA